Proteins co-encoded in one Streptomyces sp. JH34 genomic window:
- a CDS encoding carbon-nitrogen family hydrolase, with protein MHASLIQMAVNPDESVNSRRERAASLVVAQRGADLVVLPELWPVGAFDYTAFAEEAEPLQGPTHRIMAKAAAEAGVWLHAGSFVERAEDGTLFNTSLVFSPEGERAAAYRKIHRFGFDKGEAVLMGAGEELVTVALPETILGLATCYDLRFPEQFRGLVDAGAETLVVAAGWPERRRSHWTLLAQARAVENQAYVLAVGSAGTHAGVEQAGHSIVVDPWGEVLAEAGAAEEVLTVEFDPAKAIATREQFPALKDRRLGLAPRRLA; from the coding sequence GTGCACGCCTCCCTCATCCAGATGGCAGTAAACCCGGATGAATCGGTCAATTCCCGTAGAGAGCGCGCGGCTTCACTGGTCGTGGCCCAGCGGGGAGCGGACTTGGTCGTCCTCCCCGAGCTCTGGCCGGTCGGCGCTTTCGACTACACCGCGTTCGCCGAAGAGGCCGAACCGCTCCAGGGGCCCACGCATCGGATCATGGCGAAGGCGGCCGCCGAGGCGGGGGTCTGGCTGCACGCCGGGTCCTTCGTGGAGCGCGCCGAGGACGGCACCCTCTTCAACACCTCACTGGTCTTCTCGCCCGAAGGGGAGCGGGCCGCGGCGTACCGCAAGATCCATCGCTTCGGTTTCGACAAGGGTGAGGCCGTACTGATGGGGGCGGGCGAGGAGCTCGTCACCGTCGCTCTGCCGGAGACCATCCTCGGCCTCGCCACCTGCTACGACCTGCGCTTCCCCGAGCAGTTCCGGGGGCTCGTCGACGCGGGTGCCGAAACGCTGGTCGTCGCGGCGGGCTGGCCGGAGCGCCGGCGTTCGCACTGGACCCTGCTGGCGCAGGCCCGCGCAGTCGAGAACCAGGCGTACGTCCTTGCGGTCGGGTCGGCGGGCACCCACGCGGGGGTCGAGCAGGCGGGTCACAGCATCGTCGTCGACCCCTGGGGCGAGGTGCTCGCCGAGGCCGGGGCGGCCGAGGAGGTGCTGACCGTGGAGTTCGACCCGGCCAAGGCCATCGCCACCCGGGAACAGTTCCCCGCGCTCAAGGACCGCCGGCTGGGGCTCGCCCCGCGGCGTCTCGCCTGA
- a CDS encoding LURP-one-related family protein has translation MRLLVRERVFGIGDDYWIEDADGRKLFLVDGKAMRLRDTFELKDTDGRVLVEIRQKLVSIRDTMLIERDGDELAKVKRKRLSLLRNHYRVRLVDGTELDVSGKILDREFAIDYDGELLAQISRRWLTIRDTYGIDIVREDADVPLLLAVAVCVIVLADKEHDKDHGED, from the coding sequence ATGAGACTTCTCGTACGTGAGCGCGTGTTCGGCATCGGTGACGACTACTGGATCGAGGACGCGGACGGGCGGAAGCTCTTCCTCGTCGACGGCAAGGCCATGCGGCTCCGGGACACCTTCGAGCTGAAGGACACCGACGGCCGGGTGCTGGTGGAGATCCGCCAGAAGCTGGTCAGCATCCGCGACACCATGCTCATCGAGCGTGACGGTGACGAGCTCGCCAAGGTCAAGCGGAAGCGGCTCTCCCTGCTGCGCAACCACTACCGGGTCCGCCTGGTGGACGGCACGGAGCTGGACGTCAGCGGCAAGATCCTGGACCGCGAGTTCGCCATCGACTACGACGGTGAGCTGCTCGCCCAGATCTCCCGACGCTGGCTGACGATCCGCGACACGTACGGGATCGACATCGTGCGGGAGGACGCGGACGTGCCCCTCCTCCTCGCAGTGGCGGTGTGCGTGATCGTCCTCGCGGACAAGGAGCACGACAAGGACCACGGCGAGGACTGA
- a CDS encoding NHL domain-containing thioredoxin family protein, with the protein MTARARVRAPELIGKGGWLNTGDRQYTLADLRGRIVILDFWTFCCVNCLHVLDELRELEEKHRDTVVIIGVHSPKFVHEAEHQAVVDAVERYEVHHPVLDDPELATWKQYAVRAWPTLVVVDPEGYVVAQHAGEGHAHAIEKLVEELEAEHAAKGTLRRGDGPYVAPEPVATHLRFPGKALALPDGGFLVSDSTRHRLVELEADGETVRGHFGAGERGFADGGREEARFSEPQGLAVLPDGRIAVADTVNHAIRALDLATGVTTTLAGTGRQWWQGSATRGPATEVDLSSPWDIAWFGDRLWIAMAGVHQLWTYDPEQGTVGVAAGTTNEGLVDGPGDEAWFAQPSGLASAGDRLWVADSENSALRYVDLEGAVHTAVGTGLFDFGHRDGAAGQALLQHPLGVTALPDGSVAVSDTYNHALRRYDPESGEVTTLATDLREPSDAVLVDGDLVVVESARHRLTRLRLPEEAVRVAGRAHRTQRAATEVAAGTLRLDVVFQAPAGQKLDTRYGPSTRLLVSSTPPELLADGAGPGTDLSRDLVLADGVTEGVLHVSAMAASCDDDPANEYPACHVHQQDWGVPVSVTATGTSRLPLVLAGMDEQG; encoded by the coding sequence ATGACAGCACGTGCACGTGTCCGCGCCCCCGAACTGATCGGCAAGGGCGGCTGGCTCAATACAGGCGACCGGCAGTACACCCTGGCTGACCTGCGGGGACGCATCGTCATCCTGGATTTCTGGACCTTCTGCTGTGTGAACTGCCTGCATGTGCTCGACGAGCTGCGCGAGCTGGAGGAGAAGCACCGCGACACCGTGGTGATCATCGGTGTCCACTCGCCGAAGTTCGTGCACGAGGCCGAACACCAGGCCGTGGTCGACGCGGTCGAGCGGTACGAGGTGCACCACCCCGTTCTCGACGACCCCGAGCTGGCCACCTGGAAGCAGTACGCCGTCCGGGCCTGGCCCACGCTCGTCGTCGTGGACCCCGAGGGCTACGTCGTGGCCCAGCACGCGGGTGAGGGACACGCGCACGCCATCGAGAAGCTGGTCGAGGAGCTGGAGGCCGAGCACGCCGCGAAGGGCACCCTGCGCCGCGGCGACGGACCGTACGTCGCTCCCGAGCCGGTGGCGACGCACCTGCGCTTCCCCGGCAAGGCACTCGCCCTTCCCGACGGCGGCTTCCTGGTCTCGGACAGCACCCGTCACCGCCTGGTCGAGCTGGAGGCCGACGGCGAGACCGTCCGCGGCCACTTCGGCGCCGGTGAGCGGGGATTCGCGGACGGGGGCCGCGAGGAAGCCCGGTTCAGCGAGCCGCAGGGCCTCGCCGTGCTGCCCGACGGCCGGATCGCCGTCGCGGACACGGTCAACCACGCGATCAGGGCGCTCGACCTCGCGACCGGCGTGACGACCACGCTCGCCGGGACCGGCCGCCAGTGGTGGCAGGGCTCCGCGACCCGTGGCCCCGCCACCGAGGTGGACCTGTCGTCTCCGTGGGACATCGCCTGGTTCGGCGACCGGCTGTGGATCGCGATGGCGGGCGTGCACCAGCTGTGGACGTACGACCCCGAGCAGGGGACGGTCGGTGTCGCCGCGGGGACGACCAACGAGGGCTTGGTCGACGGGCCCGGTGACGAGGCGTGGTTCGCGCAGCCGTCCGGCCTGGCCTCGGCCGGCGACCGTCTCTGGGTCGCCGACTCCGAGAACTCCGCGCTGCGCTACGTGGACCTGGAGGGCGCCGTGCACACGGCCGTCGGCACGGGTCTCTTCGACTTCGGCCACCGCGACGGCGCCGCCGGTCAGGCGCTTCTCCAGCACCCGCTGGGTGTCACGGCCCTCCCGGACGGCTCCGTCGCGGTGAGCGACACCTACAACCACGCGCTGCGGCGGTACGACCCGGAGAGCGGTGAGGTCACCACGCTGGCCACGGATCTGCGCGAGCCGAGCGACGCCGTCCTGGTGGACGGAGACCTGGTCGTCGTGGAGTCCGCGCGGCACAGGCTGACCCGGCTCCGCCTACCCGAGGAGGCCGTGCGGGTCGCGGGCCGGGCGCACCGGACCCAGCGAGCGGCCACGGAGGTGGCGGCCGGCACGCTGCGGCTGGACGTCGTCTTCCAGGCCCCCGCCGGGCAGAAGCTGGACACCCGGTACGGTCCGTCCACCCGGCTGCTGGTCTCCTCGACCCCGCCGGAGCTGCTGGCCGACGGGGCGGGCCCGGGTACGGACCTGAGCCGTGACCTGGTCCTTGCGGACGGTGTCACCGAGGGCGTCCTGCACGTGTCCGCGATGGCGGCGTCCTGCGACGACGACCCGGCGAACGAGTACCCGGCCTGCCATGTGCACCAGCAGGACTGGGGCGTTCCCGTGAGCGTCACCGCCACGGGGACGTCCAGGCTCCCGCTGGTGCTGGCGGGGATGGACGAGCAGGGCTGA
- a CDS encoding DUF4232 domain-containing protein codes for MRTFRTRTTVLATTATAVLALSLTACGDNGTGTKSAGPAGSGSTAAAAAVKPAQNAGSSDDAGSAVNDGATQDSGDAGTAKTTNSTKTTGGTKTGSGGDVAACTTKGLAISAEVQDGPPYTHIVLTAKNTSGHSCLMQGFPEIRFLENARGAVPAVAKSKPAGPVVLAAGAPAYAAVRLSDGGMDEDVEAVKDFSVTLQGNAGMAIVKAPGAEGITVDPAKWATGYWTPELRNGADEF; via the coding sequence ATGCGTACCTTCCGCACCCGCACCACCGTTCTCGCCACCACGGCCACCGCCGTACTCGCCCTCTCCCTCACCGCCTGCGGTGACAACGGCACCGGCACGAAGTCCGCCGGCCCGGCGGGGAGCGGATCCACGGCGGCGGCCGCCGCCGTGAAGCCCGCGCAGAACGCGGGCTCCTCGGACGACGCGGGCTCCGCGGTGAACGACGGTGCGACGCAGGACTCCGGCGACGCGGGCACCGCGAAGACCACCAACAGCACGAAGACCACGGGCGGCACGAAGACCGGGAGCGGCGGCGACGTGGCGGCCTGCACCACCAAGGGCCTGGCGATCAGCGCCGAGGTCCAGGACGGCCCGCCCTACACCCACATCGTCCTGACCGCGAAGAACACCTCGGGCCACAGCTGCCTGATGCAGGGCTTCCCCGAGATCCGGTTCCTGGAGAACGCCCGTGGCGCCGTCCCGGCGGTCGCCAAGAGCAAGCCCGCCGGTCCGGTCGTGCTCGCCGCCGGCGCTCCCGCGTACGCGGCCGTGAGGCTGTCGGACGGCGGTATGGACGAGGACGTCGAGGCCGTGAAGGACTTCTCCGTGACGCTCCAGGGCAACGCCGGCATGGCCATCGTGAAGGCCCCCGGCGCCGAGGGCATCACCGTGGACCCCGCGAAGTGGGCGACCGGCTACTGGACGCCCGAGCTGCGCAACGGCGCCGACGAGTTCTGA
- a CDS encoding BTAD domain-containing putative transcriptional regulator, translated as MEFRLLGTVSVDTRPGPLPLGPAKRRGLLAALLLSANTPVPVARLTDSLWGEAPPLRARGVIQGHISRLRALLTGAEAEAYGVELLTLDDAYVLRVPETLLDYQRFEELLMLARQQRGAADTVRMLDEALSLWQGPALGGAFTEGPLQAAAHTLEESRLATVEELARAYGNLGEHHRAASVLRSEAVAHPMRESLAAALILALYRAGRQSEALDWFHRTRRLLADELGIDPGHELADAYALILRGGPRPGASPGGGPGAAAREPERPGGGPGVPGTAAASGPPRTAAAHGTSLVPHPTDLLPRAPRGFHGRNAELAALTRAAAGEAPVCLVTGPAGVGKTSLALQWAHHNPAAFPDGRLFADLRGFSETGEPALIDVLREFLLALGVAPRRVPESVTAAAALFRALTDRRRLLVVLDNARDSATVRPLLPGGTDCVTLVTSRHRLEGLIASDAARPVPLDTLEPRDGTALLAGVLGEERILAEPVAARRLAELCGGLPLALRVTAARLAGRPQWTLAGLADELADERSRLTFLDVDDTGVSAALRLTVQQLPADAARQLARLGHHPGSHFDPYTCAALAGTDPVSATAALERLGSAHLVTETAPGRWVLHDLVRLYARGLDPSSGPEALISVLDHYIATALAAADTAEPGGEPCFVLPEDHHRPAAVRDFADRTAAMRWLAAERDDLARAAVAARSARLHDRAWRIILLQWPQVVWRVRDSWAPLLELALDSARAEKDPYAESRVLNLLGWVLTEEGRTTEALTLLELSPGLARRAGDRLGEATALINLAVVQAGQGELDRALEGCGRAVTLAREEKDRHTEMLALQHLARMQLSDRRPEDALESAHTALALGPEQEEAARRSLLLAVTGEARLALGEQEEGIQLLDRAAEEAERAGYDEGAVRALEALLRVSARAEYRTRHAQALGRLTDEG; from the coding sequence GTGGAGTTCCGGCTGCTCGGCACGGTCTCCGTCGACACCCGCCCCGGGCCACTGCCGCTCGGGCCCGCCAAGAGGCGCGGCCTGCTCGCCGCCCTGCTGCTGTCGGCCAATACCCCTGTGCCGGTCGCCCGGCTGACGGACTCACTGTGGGGCGAGGCTCCCCCCCTTCGCGCCCGCGGCGTCATCCAGGGCCACATCTCACGCCTCCGCGCCCTCCTGACCGGTGCGGAGGCGGAGGCGTACGGAGTGGAACTGCTCACACTCGACGACGCCTACGTGCTCCGCGTCCCGGAGACCCTGCTGGACTACCAGCGGTTCGAGGAACTGCTGATGCTGGCACGGCAGCAGCGCGGAGCCGCCGACACCGTACGCATGCTCGACGAAGCCCTGTCCCTGTGGCAGGGCCCGGCACTCGGCGGAGCCTTCACCGAAGGGCCGCTCCAGGCCGCGGCGCACACGCTGGAGGAGTCGCGGCTGGCGACCGTCGAGGAGCTGGCCCGGGCCTACGGGAATCTCGGCGAGCACCACCGGGCCGCGTCCGTGCTGCGGTCGGAAGCGGTCGCTCATCCGATGCGGGAATCGCTGGCGGCGGCCCTGATACTGGCGCTGTACCGGGCGGGACGCCAGTCGGAGGCCCTGGACTGGTTCCACCGTACGAGGCGGCTGCTCGCCGACGAGCTGGGCATCGACCCCGGACACGAGCTCGCCGACGCGTACGCGCTGATCCTGCGCGGCGGTCCCCGGCCCGGCGCGTCCCCCGGCGGCGGCCCGGGTGCGGCCGCACGTGAACCGGAACGGCCCGGGGGCGGTCCGGGGGTTCCCGGCACCGCTGCGGCCTCCGGCCCACCGCGTACCGCCGCCGCGCACGGGACCTCGCTGGTTCCGCACCCCACCGATCTGCTGCCCCGCGCCCCTCGTGGCTTCCACGGCCGCAACGCCGAGCTGGCGGCGCTCACCCGGGCGGCAGCCGGTGAGGCACCCGTCTGCCTGGTCACCGGCCCGGCGGGGGTGGGCAAGACGTCACTGGCCCTCCAGTGGGCGCACCACAACCCCGCCGCCTTTCCGGACGGACGGCTGTTCGCCGATCTGCGCGGCTTCAGCGAGACGGGCGAACCCGCTCTCATCGACGTCCTGCGCGAGTTCCTGCTGGCCCTCGGCGTCGCACCGCGCCGCGTCCCGGAGTCCGTGACCGCGGCGGCCGCGCTCTTCCGGGCCCTGACCGACCGTCGCCGGCTGCTCGTGGTCCTCGACAACGCCCGGGACTCCGCCACCGTCCGGCCTCTGCTCCCGGGCGGGACCGACTGCGTCACCCTCGTCACCAGCCGACACCGGCTGGAAGGCCTCATCGCCTCGGACGCCGCCCGGCCCGTCCCTCTCGACACCCTCGAACCCCGGGACGGCACGGCGCTGCTCGCCGGCGTGCTCGGTGAGGAGAGGATCCTCGCCGAGCCCGTGGCGGCCCGCCGGCTCGCCGAACTCTGCGGAGGGCTTCCGCTCGCCCTGCGTGTCACGGCGGCCCGGCTGGCCGGACGTCCGCAGTGGACGCTCGCCGGTCTGGCCGACGAGCTGGCCGACGAGCGCAGCCGGCTGACGTTCCTCGACGTGGACGACACCGGTGTCTCGGCCGCTCTTCGGCTGACCGTCCAACAACTCCCGGCGGACGCCGCACGGCAGTTGGCCCGGCTCGGCCACCATCCCGGCAGCCACTTCGACCCGTACACCTGCGCCGCTCTCGCGGGGACCGATCCCGTCTCCGCCACGGCGGCCCTGGAGCGTCTCGGCTCCGCGCACCTCGTCACCGAGACGGCGCCGGGACGCTGGGTGCTGCACGACCTGGTCCGCCTGTACGCCCGGGGCCTCGACCCGTCGTCCGGGCCCGAGGCGCTGATCAGCGTCCTCGACCACTACATCGCCACCGCACTCGCCGCCGCCGACACGGCCGAGCCCGGCGGTGAACCCTGCTTCGTCCTGCCGGAGGACCATCACCGGCCCGCCGCCGTGAGGGACTTCGCCGACCGGACCGCGGCGATGCGCTGGCTGGCCGCCGAACGCGACGACCTGGCGCGGGCGGCTGTGGCGGCCCGGAGCGCCCGCCTCCACGACCGGGCCTGGCGGATCATCCTGCTCCAGTGGCCGCAGGTGGTGTGGCGGGTGCGGGACAGCTGGGCCCCCCTGCTCGAGCTGGCGCTCGACTCCGCCCGGGCTGAGAAGGACCCGTACGCCGAGTCGCGGGTGCTGAATCTGCTGGGCTGGGTGCTGACCGAAGAGGGAAGGACCACTGAGGCCCTCACCCTCCTGGAGCTCTCACCGGGTCTTGCCCGGCGGGCCGGCGACCGGCTGGGCGAGGCGACGGCCCTGATCAACCTGGCCGTCGTCCAGGCCGGCCAGGGTGAGCTCGACAGGGCTCTGGAGGGCTGCGGCCGGGCCGTCACCCTGGCCCGGGAGGAGAAGGACCGGCACACGGAGATGCTCGCCCTCCAGCACCTGGCCCGGATGCAGCTCTCCGACCGCCGTCCGGAGGACGCACTCGAATCCGCGCACACCGCACTGGCCCTGGGGCCCGAGCAGGAGGAGGCGGCCCGCCGGTCCCTGCTGCTGGCCGTCACCGGTGAGGCACGTCTGGCGCTCGGCGAGCAGGAAGAGGGGATCCAGCTGCTGGACCGGGCGGCCGAGGAGGCGGAACGCGCCGGTTACGACGAGGGCGCCGTGCGGGCGCTGGAGGCCCTGCTGCGGGTGTCGGCGCGTGCGGAGTACCGGACACGGCACGCCCAGGCGCTCGGGCGGCTCACCGACGAGGGCTGA
- a CDS encoding DUF6458 family protein, translating to MGLGGCILLIGAGAILAFATDWEMDTVNVDLVGWIMMLVGLVGVFVYVSIARRRRMVVPPTTTVVTEDERRYQ from the coding sequence ATGGGACTCGGAGGATGCATTCTCCTGATCGGTGCCGGGGCGATTCTGGCGTTCGCGACGGACTGGGAGATGGACACCGTCAACGTCGACCTGGTCGGCTGGATCATGATGCTCGTCGGCCTCGTCGGGGTCTTCGTCTACGTGAGCATCGCGCGTCGCCGCCGCATGGTGGTGCCGCCCACGACCACGGTCGTCACGGAGGACGAGCGCCGCTACCAGTGA
- a CDS encoding M18 family aminopeptidase, producing the protein MSSPLRFDRGHTDDLMAFLMASPSPYHAVATAAARLEKAGFRQVEETDAWDGSTGGKYVLRGGAIVAWYVPEGAGAHTPFRIVGAHTDSPNLRVKPLPDTGAHGWRQVAVEIYGGTLLNTWLDRDLGLAGRISLRDGTHRLVNVDRPLLRVPQLAVHLDRSANPDGLKLDRQKHMQPIWGLGEVAEGDLIRFVAEEAGVGPEEITGWDLMPHPVEQPAYLGRDRELLAGPRMDNLLSVHAATAALAAVAGLPDDEIPYIPVMAAFDHEENGSQSDTGADGPLLGTVLERSVFARGGSYEDRARAFAGTVCLSSDTGHAVHPNYAERHDPTHHPVANGGPILKVNVNMRYATDGGGRAVFAAACEKAGVPWQTFVSNNSMPCGTTIGPITAARHGIRTVDIGVAILSMHSARELCGADDPYLLANALTAFLAG; encoded by the coding sequence ATGAGCTCTCCCCTCCGCTTCGACCGCGGGCACACCGACGATCTGATGGCCTTCCTGATGGCCAGCCCCTCCCCGTACCACGCCGTGGCCACCGCCGCCGCGCGACTGGAGAAGGCCGGTTTCCGGCAGGTCGAGGAGACGGACGCGTGGGACGGCTCCACGGGCGGGAAGTACGTCCTGCGGGGCGGCGCGATCGTCGCCTGGTACGTGCCGGAGGGCGCGGGTGCCCACACCCCCTTCCGGATCGTGGGGGCCCACACCGACTCCCCCAACCTGCGGGTCAAGCCCCTGCCCGACACCGGAGCGCACGGCTGGCGCCAGGTGGCCGTCGAGATCTACGGCGGGACCCTCCTGAACACCTGGCTCGACCGGGACCTGGGCCTGGCCGGCCGGATCTCCCTCCGTGACGGCACGCACCGGCTGGTGAACGTCGACCGGCCGCTGCTGCGGGTGCCCCAGCTCGCCGTGCACCTGGACCGGTCCGCCAACCCCGACGGCCTCAAGCTCGACCGGCAGAAGCACATGCAGCCGATCTGGGGGCTCGGCGAGGTCGCGGAGGGCGACCTCATCCGTTTCGTCGCCGAGGAGGCGGGCGTCGGCCCCGAGGAGATCACCGGCTGGGACCTCATGCCGCACCCCGTCGAGCAGCCGGCCTACCTGGGCAGGGACCGTGAACTGCTCGCCGGCCCGCGCATGGACAACCTGCTCTCGGTGCACGCCGCCACGGCCGCGCTGGCGGCCGTGGCCGGGCTGCCGGACGACGAGATCCCGTACATCCCCGTGATGGCCGCCTTCGACCACGAGGAGAACGGCTCCCAGTCCGACACCGGTGCGGACGGCCCGCTGCTCGGCACGGTCCTGGAGCGTTCCGTGTTCGCCCGCGGAGGTTCCTACGAGGACCGTGCCCGGGCCTTCGCCGGGACCGTCTGCCTCTCCTCGGACACCGGTCACGCCGTCCATCCGAACTACGCCGAGCGGCACGACCCGACGCACCACCCGGTGGCCAACGGCGGGCCGATCCTCAAGGTCAACGTCAACATGCGCTACGCGACCGACGGCGGTGGCCGCGCGGTCTTCGCCGCGGCGTGCGAGAAGGCGGGCGTGCCCTGGCAGACGTTCGTCTCGAACAACTCGATGCCGTGCGGCACGACCATCGGCCCGATCACCGCGGCACGGCACGGCATCCGGACCGTCGACATCGGTGTGGCGATCCTGTCCATGCACAGCGCACGCGAACTCTGCGGCGCCGACGACCCGTACCTCCTGGCCAACGCGCTCACCGCGTTCCTCGCGGGCTGA
- a CDS encoding acyl-CoA dehydrogenase, producing the protein MGHYKSNLRDIEFNLFEVLGRDKLYGTGPFAEMDVDTAKSILDEVTRLAENELADSYADADRNPPVFDPETNTAPVPASFKKSYQAFMDSEYWRLGLPEEIGGTTSPRSLIWGYAELLLGANPAVWMYSSGPAFAGILFDEGNEAQKKIAEIAVEKQWGSTMVLTEPDAGSDVGAGRTKAVEQEDGSWHIEGVKRFITSGEHDMSENIIHYVLARPEGAGPGTKGLSLFMVPKFHFDWTTGELAERNGVYATNVEHKMGLKASNTCEMTFGDQHPAKGWLIGDKHDGIRQMFRIIEFARMMVGTKAIAALSTGYLNALEYAKERVQGTDLSQFMDKTAPKVTITHHPDVRRSLMTQKAYAEGMRSLVLYTASVQDAIQVKEAAGEDAKALNGLNDLLLPIVKGYGSEKSYEQLAQSLQTFGGSGYLQEYPVEQYIRDAKIDTLYEGTTAIQGQDFFFRKIVRDQGASLNTLSEEIKKFLAGAQGHEELSGSLDNLAKAAVDLEAIVGTMITDLTATGEDVKNIYKVGLNTTRLLMASGDVVVGYLLLKGAVVASEKLRNASAKDAAFYRGKIAAAKFFATDILPGVSAERALAETVDNSLMELDEAAF; encoded by the coding sequence ATGGGGCACTACAAGTCGAATCTCCGCGACATCGAGTTCAACCTCTTCGAGGTGCTCGGGCGCGACAAGCTGTACGGCACCGGTCCGTTCGCGGAGATGGACGTCGACACCGCGAAGAGCATCCTGGACGAGGTCACCCGCCTCGCCGAGAACGAGCTCGCCGACTCGTACGCCGACGCCGACCGCAACCCGCCGGTCTTCGACCCCGAGACCAACACCGCTCCGGTCCCGGCTTCCTTCAAGAAGTCGTACCAGGCGTTCATGGACTCCGAGTACTGGCGCCTGGGCCTCCCCGAGGAGATCGGCGGCACGACCTCCCCGCGCTCCCTGATCTGGGGCTACGCGGAGCTGCTGCTCGGCGCCAACCCGGCCGTCTGGATGTACTCCTCCGGCCCCGCCTTCGCCGGCATCCTCTTCGACGAGGGCAACGAGGCGCAGAAGAAGATCGCCGAGATCGCCGTCGAGAAGCAGTGGGGCTCGACCATGGTGCTGACCGAGCCGGACGCCGGTTCGGACGTCGGCGCCGGCCGCACCAAGGCGGTCGAGCAGGAGGACGGCTCCTGGCACATCGAGGGTGTGAAGCGCTTCATCACCTCGGGCGAGCACGACATGTCCGAGAACATCATCCACTACGTGCTGGCCCGCCCCGAGGGCGCCGGACCGGGCACGAAGGGCCTCTCGCTCTTCATGGTCCCGAAGTTCCACTTCGACTGGACCACGGGTGAGCTCGCCGAGCGCAACGGCGTGTACGCGACGAACGTCGAGCACAAGATGGGCCTCAAGGCCTCGAACACCTGCGAGATGACCTTCGGCGACCAGCACCCCGCCAAGGGCTGGCTGATCGGCGACAAGCACGACGGCATCCGCCAGATGTTCCGCATCATCGAGTTCGCCCGGATGATGGTCGGCACGAAGGCCATCGCGGCGCTCTCCACGGGCTACCTCAACGCGCTGGAGTACGCCAAGGAGCGCGTCCAGGGCACCGACCTGTCGCAGTTCATGGACAAGACGGCCCCCAAGGTCACCATCACGCACCACCCCGACGTGCGCCGCTCCCTCATGACGCAGAAGGCGTACGCCGAGGGCATGCGCTCGCTCGTGCTCTACACCGCCTCCGTCCAGGACGCGATCCAGGTGAAGGAGGCGGCGGGCGAGGACGCCAAGGCGCTCAACGGCCTGAACGACCTGCTGCTCCCGATCGTGAAGGGCTACGGCTCCGAGAAGTCCTACGAGCAGCTCGCGCAGTCGCTCCAGACCTTCGGCGGCTCCGGCTACCTCCAGGAGTACCCGGTCGAGCAGTACATCCGCGACGCCAAGATCGACACCCTGTACGAGGGCACCACGGCGATCCAGGGCCAGGACTTCTTCTTCCGGAAGATCGTCCGCGACCAGGGCGCCTCGCTGAACACCCTCTCCGAGGAGATCAAGAAGTTCCTCGCGGGTGCCCAGGGCCACGAGGAGCTGTCCGGCTCGCTGGACAACCTCGCCAAGGCCGCGGTGGACCTGGAGGCGATCGTCGGCACGATGATCACCGACCTCACCGCGACCGGTGAGGACGTCAAGAACATCTACAAGGTCGGCCTCAACACCACCCGCCTGCTGATGGCCTCCGGCGATGTCGTCGTCGGATACCTGCTGCTCAAGGGCGCCGTCGTCGCCTCCGAGAAGCTGCGCAACGCCTCCGCCAAGGACGCCGCCTTCTACCGGGGCAAGATCGCCGCGGCGAAGTTCTTCGCCACCGACATCCTGCCGGGCGTCTCCGCCGAGCGCGCGCTGGCCGAGACCGTCGACAACTCCCTGATGGAGCTGGACGAGGCCGCGTTCTAG
- a CDS encoding SseB family protein, whose protein sequence is MYGYDQNPGAQQQMGGYGEQPLYPEPSPPSLADAVRAFTTGSLSAEDFQQIFATAKVYCPRGDNPGFLALHNTQQPVIPMFTTLKELRRYAGKESKYFVITGAEVIDLLPTGYGFVLDMEGDHRMVFDAKAVEQMVDFAMRRMYG, encoded by the coding sequence ATGTATGGCTACGACCAGAACCCGGGCGCACAGCAGCAGATGGGCGGCTACGGCGAGCAGCCGTTGTACCCCGAGCCCTCGCCGCCGTCCCTGGCCGACGCGGTACGGGCCTTCACGACCGGATCGCTGTCCGCGGAGGACTTCCAGCAGATCTTCGCCACGGCGAAGGTGTACTGCCCGCGCGGCGACAATCCCGGCTTCCTCGCGCTCCACAACACCCAGCAGCCGGTGATCCCCATGTTCACCACGCTCAAGGAGCTCCGGAGGTACGCGGGCAAGGAGTCCAAGTACTTCGTGATCACCGGGGCCGAGGTGATCGACCTGCTGCCGACCGGCTACGGCTTCGTCCTGGACATGGAGGGTGACCACCGCATGGTCTTCGACGCCAAGGCCGTCGAGCAGATGGTGGACTTCGCGATGCGTCGTATGTACGGCTGA